A window of Microbispora hainanensis genomic DNA:
GCCCCCGGTGCTGACCCGGCACGGGATCGTGCTCGACACGCATCGGCTCCAGGCGTCCAGGGACGGCAGGCACCTGCACCTGTCGCTCAAGGAGTTCGCCGTCCTGGAGGTGCTCATGCGGGCGGAGGGCGCGGTGGTGAGCGCCGAGCGGCTCCTGGAGGAGGCCTGGGACGAGAACGCCGACCCCTTCACGACCGTGGTGCGGGTCGTGGTCAGCCGCCTGCGGGCCAAACTGGGTGAACCGCCGTGCATCCAGACCGTTCCCGGCGCCGGATATCTGCTGTGACGACGGTCCGGGTAAGGCTGACGCTCATCTACTCGGGGCTCTTCCTGCTCACCTCCGTCGTGCTGCTGGTCATCGTCAACACGCTCCTGCGCCAGGCGCTGCACGCGCGGATCGAACGCCTCGTGGCGCCGCTGCCGGGCGAGGCGCCGGTGGCGCCGCCGGCCCCGGACATCGAAGCCGGGGTGGAGCCGCTCCCGCCCCTGTCCGAGCTGGCCAGGGACCTGATCCACTATCAGTGGGACGTGAGCGCGCTGGCGATCGGGGTCCTGACCCTTGTGTCGGTGGTCGTGGGCTGGCTGATCGCGGGACGGATCCTGCGGCCGCTCCACCGGATCACCGCCACGGCGCAGCGGCTGTCCCTGTCCACCCTGCACGAGCGGATCGCCCTCACCGGGCCGCGTGACGAGCTGAAGGAGCTGGCGGACACCTTCGACGCCATGCTCGACCGGCTGGAGCGCTCGGTCGAGGGGCAGCGGCGGTTCATCGCCAACGCGTCCCACGAACTGCGGACCCCGCTGGCCGTGCAGCGGACGGCGATCGAGGTCGGCCTCCCCGAGGATGTCGGGGAGATCCGCGACACGCTCCTGGTCCACAACCACCGCATCGAGGGCCTCATCGACGCCCTGCTGGTCCTCTCCCAGGCCGAGCACGGCCTGCAGAGGCGGGATCCGGTGGCCTTCCACGAGGTCGTACGGCTCGTCCTGGCCGAGACGGACACGGGCGCGGTGACGGACATGGGCGCGATGACGGACATGGGCGAGGTGACGGTGACGGCGCGCGTCGAGCCGTTCCTCGTCCACGGCGACCCGGTGCTGCTGAACCGGCTCGTCACCAACCTCGTCGACAACGCCGTGCGCTACAACCACCCCGGCGGCTCCGTCGAGGTGACGCTCGCCGGGGGTGTGCTGAGGGTCCGCAACACCGGCCCCGAGGTGCCTGCCGAACGCTTCGGCGACCTCTTCGCGCCTTTCCGCCGCCTGCACACGACGCGAGGGCAGGGCGCGGGGCTCGGGCTGTCGATCGTCGCGTCCATCGCGGCGGCGCACGGGGCCGCCGTCGCGGCGCGCCCGAATCCCGGTGGCGGCCTCGACGTCGCCGTGACGTTCCCGGCGGGCGCCGTATGACAGCGGCCGCCTCATGAGAGGCCGCCCCAGGACCTGTCGCCCCGGGACATGGGGCGTGGTCAGGGACGGGGGCGCAGGCCGTCGAAGAAGACGGCGAGGGCGCGACGACGCAGTTCGTCGCTCCACTCGTCGCGTTCGGCCGCCAGGCACACCCCGCACAGCAGGGCCAGCAGTTCGGGCGTCCGGAGGTCGGGCCGCACCGCGTCCGCCTGCTGCGCGGCCGTGAGCAGCCGCCCGATCGCCTGTCGCATGTCGCGGCTGACGTCGGCCGTCCCGGCCTTGGGATCGGCCCCGGACTCGGCGAGCAGGTCGGCGGCGGTCTTCGTCCGGGCCGCGTGTGCCACGATCCGCTCGAGGAACGTGAAGAAGGCCGTGCCCGGATCCGGCGACGGCCTGTCCG
This region includes:
- a CDS encoding helix-turn-helix domain-containing protein — its product is MTGEARPRRADAQRNRERILEAAEAVLAREGTSASVRAVAGEAGVGLGTIYRHFPTQEALYQAVIVDRTRRLLAEADRPSPDPGTAFFTFLERIVAHAARTKTAADLLAESGADPKAGTADVSRDMRQAIGRLLTAAQQADAVRPDLRTPELLALLCGVCLAAERDEWSDELRRRALAVFFDGLRPRP
- a CDS encoding sensor histidine kinase, whose protein sequence is MTTVRVRLTLIYSGLFLLTSVVLLVIVNTLLRQALHARIERLVAPLPGEAPVAPPAPDIEAGVEPLPPLSELARDLIHYQWDVSALAIGVLTLVSVVVGWLIAGRILRPLHRITATAQRLSLSTLHERIALTGPRDELKELADTFDAMLDRLERSVEGQRRFIANASHELRTPLAVQRTAIEVGLPEDVGEIRDTLLVHNHRIEGLIDALLVLSQAEHGLQRRDPVAFHEVVRLVLAETDTGAVTDMGAMTDMGEVTVTARVEPFLVHGDPVLLNRLVTNLVDNAVRYNHPGGSVEVTLAGGVLRVRNTGPEVPAERFGDLFAPFRRLHTTRGQGAGLGLSIVASIAAAHGAAVAARPNPGGGLDVAVTFPAGAV